The Nitrobacter hamburgensis X14 genome contains the following window.
GTTCTGGCTGCTTTGCTCAGCCTTTCGTCTCAGTTTTGTCGTCAGGAACCAACGCGCCGGCGAGAGAGCAGTTCCGGGTTTCACCTTGGGCAAGTGCTGTCACAAACAGCCTCGATACTGTCCATGCCGGTAAAAAGGCTCGCGGCGGCACGGTGCGCCTTCAGATTAGCGGCGTCGATGATCGAGCGGCATGGTTTGCCGGACGAGTTTGTCAACGCTCTTGGGAAGATCGTTGTAGGGACGCCGCCGGCCGGAGGTATCGAACGGGTGCATTCCGGCGCGGTTGTCGAGCACGGTCAGGAAGGCGTAAGCTAACGAAAACCCCAGAGCCATCGTGAAGCATTCATGCAAGACGTCGACGGAGATATCGTTGAACGCGCAGCCGCCAGTCTTGCTCCAATAGCTGGACAAGAGGGAATGGAGTTGAGGCTGCTTGCATCGCGAGGAGCCTTCGAAAAGGTGCGCGAGTTGCCTGTCGTCATACAGCATACGCGCAATCGCGCCACGTTGCGTCGGCTCGAATCGGTCTACTACGATACCGCGAAGCAACTGCTATTTCGACATGGCATATCATTGCGCGTGCGGCGCAACGGCCGGCATTTCGTTCAAACATTAAAGCTTCCACCCGCCGACGGCAGGCCTCTGGGACGACGGCAGCGGGATGTGCCGGTTGACAGTATCGTTCCGGATTTGGCACGGCTTCCCGCCGATGAAATCGGCCATCCGATAATGGCGCAGATCAAGAATACGTTGGTGCCGGTTTTCACGACGAAGGTTCGCAGATATGTGCAGCGGCTCGATTTCCCCGATGCGTCGGCGGACATCGTATTCGACGAAGGGACGATCGAGGCCGGTACGCAACAAGAAGCTGTATTTGAAATCAAACTCAAATTGAAGAGCGGCAATGCGGGTGTTCTGCTCGATCTCGGAGGACAACTGCTCGGCGCTGCGCCCCTGCAATTCAGTGTCTGCAATACGGCGGAGCGTGGCTACATGCTCGCGTTTGATCTCGAGCGGTCAGCGACGAAGGCCAGGCTGCCCGATATTGCCGCGGACGAGGTCGTCGACAACGTCATCGCGCGCCTGATGGGATCATGCTGGCATCATCTCGTGAAGAATAGCGAGGTGGCGCAGGAGGAGACAGATCCAGAAGGGGTGCACCAGATGCGCGTTGCGCTGCGCCGTTTGCGGACGGTCTGCACGATGTTCCAGCACTATATACCGTCGCCGGTATTTCAGGCGGTCAGCACCGAAGCAAAGTGGGTGATGCAGCAGCTCGGACGGACGCGGGACTGGGATGTGTTCGCGGAGACCGCCACTCGCCTGGCTACAACCATCCCGGAGATCGACCTGAGCGGCTTGCGCGAGGTGGTCGAGCGGCAGCGCCAGTCGAACTACGGCGCCGTGCAGGCTGCTCTCGCCGATCCCCGTTGCAGCCGTTTTCTGCTCACGCTGGGCCACATGATAGAACGTCGTGGCTGGCGCAATGAAATCGACAGCGAGGCGCTGGTCGTCCTGTCGCGGCCAATGCTGGGACTCGCGGACAAGATTTTAGCGCGACTTCATCGTAAGGCGCTCAAGCGTGGCGTGCATTTCAATCGCCTCGACTCCGCCATGCAACACAGGCTCAGAATTGACGTCAAGAAATTGCGCTACGCGGCGGAGTTCCTGTTACCGCTTTATGCGGCTCACTTACCTGTAAAGCGCTACGTGAAGCGCCTCGCCGGGCTTCAAGCCGCGCTCGGCGGAGCATGCGACATCGCCAGCAGCCGCACTCTGATCGATGTAATCCGGCGGAACGATCAACCCGCGCTCGCTCTCGCCGCCGGCGTGGTCACCGGCTGGCAGGCACGCGACCAGTTGGTGGCGGCGAAAGCGCTGCGCAAAAGATGGCGACGATTCAAGACGGCGGAGACATTCTGGAATCGGTGAGTTCGTCACTCGACCCGCGAAAACTGTCAGGCGCGGATTGGCTACCGCCAACCAGGTCCCGACTCATCCAATGGATGTTTCGCAGTCAGCGGCGCGCCGTTGGAATTACTGTTATCTGCCTGACCCCAGCGCGGCCGACTACTGTAAACACCGTTTCCCTGTCGATCCTTTCAGCGGTGAGCATGCGTACCAGATCGTCCACTCCGCCAACGGCACGGCCGTCTATCGCCGCGATGATGTCGCCTTCCTTCAGGCCGGCTTTTGCCGCAGGCGCATGCGCCTCGATCGAGTGCAACCGCACGGCAGTACGGCTCGTCACTTGCGACATCAGCGCGGCGCGGCGCGGCAACACGACCGTGTCGGCCGAGACGCCAATGAAGGCGCGGCGCACATGGCCGAAGCGGATGATTTCGGCAATGACGAAACTGGCGGTGTTGGAAGCGACGGCGAAGGCGATGCCTTGCGCGCCGCGGATCATGGCGGTGTTGACGCCGATCACCTCGCCTGCCGACGAGACCAGGGGGCCGCCGGAATTGCCGGGATTGAGCGCGGCGTCGGTCTGGATCACGTCGTCGATCAGTCGTCCGGTCGAGGCGCGCATGGAGCGGCCTAGCGCCGAGACGACGCCGGCCGTCACCGTCCACTCAAAGCCGAGCGGATTGCCGATGGCAATGGCGATCTGGCCGCGGCGGAGGCGCCCGGAATCGCCGAGTGGTGCGATGTCGGAGAAATGCCCGTCTGCGCGCACCAACGCGACGTCGGTGTCGGGGTCGCGACCGAGCACCCGACCTTCTGTGGACGCGCCATCAGGCGTGGCGACGCGCACAGCGCGCGCATCGCCGACAACATGGAAATTGGTGACGATCAAACCGTCCGGCGCGATGACGAAGCCGGAGCCTAGTCCGGCATCGCGGTGGGCGCCAACGGGTTCGATCCGGCACACGGCTGGACCGATACGGTCGACGGCGTCGGTGACGGTGGCGGAATAGCTATCGAGCAGGCGGGAGTCATCCGGCTGCGGTTCGGGCGCGGGTAGAGCCATAGGAGCGTTCCAGGCAAGACAAGAAGCGGATGCCCATATGTGCTGGGTGCGCCGTCGCTCCGCGACCTGACCGGATGGCCAGTGGGCGCACACCCTAGCCGTCGGGCGAGTAGGAAGTGCGCCGCGGCACGACAATATCCGGGTATCGAAAGTCTCGAAGGACCGAACCCGGGAGGGAGTGATGAGCAGTTTCGATCTTGGTGCTTTTTCCGACGCGGTCGCCGGCATTGCCGAACAGGCCGCACCGACCACCGCCAGTTTCGTGACCCAGCATGGCCGCACCGCAACGGCCTTTCATTGGGGCGATGGATTCTATGTCGCCGCCGAGGAGGCTGTCGAGCCGGACGAGGATCTGCGGCTCTCGCTCGCTTCCGGGGAGACCGTCACGACAAAACTGGTCGGTCGCGATCCATCGACCGGCATCGCACTGTTTAACTCGGCGACTGCTGCCGTCGCGCCTGTCCTTGAGAAAGCCGGTCCGGTACGGCCCGGCCACCTCATCGTCGTAGCGGGGCGTGAGGGGGCTTCGTCGCTCGCTGTGCTCGGAACCGTGGGCGAGGTCGGGCCGGCGTGGCGCTCGCTGCGCGGCGGCACCATCGATCGTCGGATCAATCTGGCGGTGATGACGGGGGGGCGCTTCGAGGGCGGACCGGTGCTGGACGCCCGGGGCGGACTGGTCGGGATGTTGCTGTTTGGTCCGCGCAGGCGGGCGCTGGTCATCCCCTTTGAGACGATTGAGCGCACGGTCGCGACGTTAAGGAGCAAGGGCCATGTCGTGCGCGGCTATCTTGGCGCCGGGCTGCACCCGATCCATCACACCGATGTACAGGGCGCCATCGTTGTCGGCCTCGATGAAGAAGGACCGGCGAAGGCGGCCGGTATTGTGCTGGGCGACATCGTCGTCAGTTGGAACGGCGAGAAGGTGCGCGGACCACGCGAATTGATCCGCAGACTGGGACCGGACAGTGCAAGCGCTGCGGTCACGCTTGGCGTATTGCGTGGCGGCGAGGCGCGCGATGTGACGGTTACCATTGGCGAGAAGCCATTGAGCTGAACGGCATGAGGGACAGACGGTGCTGATGAGACACGACGGCGAGGTCAGCCTTCTCGTTCTCGTCGCGCTCAGCGATGCCAGTCGCGGCGAGCGTCTTGCCGCATCGCTGGCCGGATTGGGCGGCGTCATTGCGTTGGTTGGGGAGGATATGGAACCCGACCACGCGGAGGTTGCGGTCGTCGACGACGTTGCGACCGTGAAAAGCTTGCCGCCGGGCACGCCCGTCGTGCTGCTTTCCGGCCGCGACAGCGCGGCAATCACGCGCGGCACTGTCGCTGCAACGCTTGGCGCTGATGCCGATCCTGTTCTGATTGCCGCGGCGGCACGCCTGGCGGCTGCCGGCTATCGGATAACCGGAGGTACGCTCAGCGCTTCGGCTCGTCTCTCTGACGAGGTTGCCAACGATCCTGAAGAGACTGCGGCCAGCCTCCCCATCCACCTGTCGCCGCGCGAAGCGGAGGTGCTGGCGTTGCTTGCCGAAGGCGCACCCAACAAAGTGATCGCCCGCCGGCTCGGGATTTCGGTCCACACCGTCAAGTTCCACGTCGCGGCGCTCCTTGTGAAGCTTGGCGCCGCCAACCGCACCGATGCCATCGCCACCGCTATGCGGCAGGGGCTGGTGCTGGTCTAGAGCCTTTTCGCTTCTGATGGAATCGGAAGCGGAATCGGAAGCGGGCTCTATGATTTTGATTTGACGCGTTTTCTTCACGCGAACCGGTATCCATCCCCGGGTCAAGCCCGAGGACATGCTTCGCTCGAAAACGCTCTGGTGGTCCGATTCTAACATTCGCATCCCGCTTCAGCGCGCCTTCTTGCGAATGTTAGAATCTATCGACCACTATCGTCACTACGGCCTGGCGCAAGTGCGCCGGTTAAGGATCTTAAAATCTGTCAATCTCACCGCACATTAGATGGGAAGATAGGAACGTGCGCATTGTTTCTCCGTTGGAGCTTATGAAAGGAGAGGGCGACATGAAAAGCGAGCTGAAAATTAAGATTGTCCTGGCAGCAATTCTAACCATCGCAACATTGTTGGGCGTCAACGCGCTGGTGTCGGCTGTTTACAGAGCGGATCATGGGGTTACCCGTGCCAGCAGCGTATGGCATCAGGATCAGGAACCGACCCGGCGTGCAGCAGAAATCGCCGGTATCGCGATAGTTGTGGCGTAAAGACCTTAGGGTAAGCGGCCAGGCGTCGGATTGCCTCTGGGGATTCAATCAGGCCCGGCCGGGCCTGCGCTTCATCTCGGTTTCGATTTCACCGATGGCTTGGCGCAATGCAAAGAGCGCCCGCTCATCTACCTCGAATGCGATGTCGCCCAGCTCGCTCGTCGAAAGCTCTATGGCGTAGCGGCCATCAGGCCGGATCAACGGGCGCGAAGCGGTCACGGTGACAACACTCAGTTTGTCGGGGTAATTCATGACGTCCATCGGGGATCCTCGGATGGGGCGGCGGGTGACCAAAATGGGGCCGATCATGCCTTCTTCTTTGGCGAGGAGTCGAGAGGGGGCCGGGAGCGACCGGCAGCGAAGCCGAAGCCCCGATAGAAAACTCCGCAACGTGCCCACCGTCTAGCGGATCATAAGAAATTTGCGTGCCCTCGACCGACGCCCACTCCACCAGCGGATGGGCTCAGTTCACGGGAGATCTTTGATCTCGCTGCACCATGTCAAGGATGGTTTGCAGCATTTGTGCAGCGTTCTGATGGACCAGATCTCCTTTGGAATGGGCTGCTATTCCTTGTTCCAGCATCTCTGAGGCCTTTTCAGTCGAGATAATACCGCTCTCGATAAGACCCCAAAACGCGAACTGAGCCAGCGTGAATGCTGCGATTGCGGAACTTTCAGTTTCCATCTCGAAACCATCGTTTGCCATCAAATACTCCTGTGCTGCAGCTACTTCCTGATGAGATTCAAACTCGGCTTTCGTCTTACCGGCAAAGCCTTATTCACCCCGATCTTGTCGGCATCGTCGCACTCGGGGCAAGAGGGACGGTCAGATCGCCGGCCAGCTTCCTGGCTTATTTCTCCGGCCCATATCGGTGGAGGGCCTCAAGGGTGAGGCCCTTGCCGACTGCGCCGAAGGTGTCGCCTTCGACGATACGGGCTGAGGGTAGTGTCTTTGTGATTGCGTTGCGGACATGGGCCAGCCTCACCGACCCGCCGGTCAGGAACACGGCATCGACGCGGCTCGCTGTCAAGTGCGCTTGCGCGAGGCAGATCTTGACGCGGGCGCCGATACAATCGGCCAATTGTTTTGTATGATTCACGAGATCCGGTCGACTGACGGCAGCTTTGAGGCCTGCTGCGACCCAATCCAGCGGGATTTTTGCGCGGGGCACACCGGATAGAGCAATCTTGGCTTCTTCCACCTCCATCGCCAACGTATGGCCGCGCTGCTCTGCGACTACGCGCAGTAGCCGATCGAGCAAGGCTGGCTCATCGGCATCGCGGCGAACCCGACGAATATCCGACGCCACTCGCGGCTCGTACATCCGATTGATATTCGACCAGGTTGCCAGGTCGTGGAAATAACTCGAAGGCACCTCCAGCCCTGGACGCTTCATGGCGCTGCCAAAGCCGAACAACGGCATGATGACGCCGAGACTGAGTTGGCGATCGAAGTCTGTGCCGCCAATGCGTATGCCATCATTGGCAAGAATATCCTCTGAACGGTCTACCTTGCCGTGACGTTTCGGCCCGAGGCGCACGATCGAGAAGTCAGATGTCCCGCCGCCGATATCGGCAATCAATGCGATTTCTTCAGCCGATATCTGCCGCTCGTAGTCGAGTGCCGCAGCAATCGGCTCAAACTGGAAGGAAACCTGATTGAAGCCAACCTCGCGAGCGATATCGCACAATATCCGCTCGGCTTTGTGGTCGGCATCCGGAGCGTTGTCGACGAAATGAACCGGTCTGCCGTGCACGACGTGTCGCAGCTCGCGACCGATAGCTTGTTCGGCGCGCCGTTTCACCGCACCGACGTAATAAGCGATCACGTTGCGAAAGCTGGTCCGCTCGCGCCCAAGTCGTGTGGTTTCGTCGATCAGCGCGGTGCCAAGCACTGATTTAAGGCTGCGCATCAGTCGGCCCGGCACACCCTCGACATAGGCCTCAATCGCCCTGCGTCCGATCAAGACGGCGCCGCCGGTTTCATAGAAAATCGCGCTGGGAATCGTGGTCTGGTCGGCCTCCAGTGCCGTCAGAACCGGCTCACGGTCGGCGATGGTGCCGAGCGTGGAATTTGATGTCCCGAAATCGAGTCCGCAAATTGACATAAGCACTCCAGGAAGGAGCGTTCGTCTACACATTTAAGCGCCACCGATCCACCTTTATCTCGTTGCATGACGTATCGAGGGCGTTCTGAAAAATGGCCGCACTCGCGGGTTGCGATCGAAGCCAGTCCACAGATCAATTTGTTTGGTCCCACGGCTTGATAAAACGGGTTGATAAATCAATCGGCGGTGGTCCATAAGCGTCATTTGGCGGCGAGCCATTTTATCCGTCGCGGATGGTTCAGAAAGATCGCGCGTGGCAAACATCAATCGACGGATCGCGGAAGAACTCGGCGTTCGCGAGCAGCAAGTCGAAGCGACGGTAGCGTTGCTCGACGGTGGCGCAACTGTTCCTTTCGTCGCCCGTTACCGCAAGGAAATCACGGGTTCGCTGGATGACGCTCAATTGCGGACGCTGGAAGAACGTTTGAATTATTTGCGCGAACTTGAAGACCGTCGTGTCACGATTCTCAATTCTGTTCGCGAACAGGGCAAGCTCGACGCCGCACTGGAAGCGGCGATCCTCGCTGCCGACAGCAAGGGGCGTCTGGAGGACATTTACCTTCCGTTCAAGCCGAAGCGCCGTACCAAAGCTGAGATCGCCAAAGAGCGCGGGCTGGAGCCGTTGGCTCACTTGCTGCTGGCCGAACCGCAGAATGATCCAAAGACGGTAGCAGAGCCGTTCGTCAACGCCGAAAAGTCGATCGCCGATGTCGCGGCTGCGCTCGACGGCGCCCGCGCTATCCTGGTGGAACATTTCGCGGAAGATGCCGACCTGATTGGCGCGCTGCGAGAACAGATGTGGTCGAACGGTCTGATGGCGTCCACCGTGCGTTCCGGCAAGAAGACCGAGGGCGAAAAGTTCAAGGACTATTTCGATTTTAGCGAGCCGCTCACCAAGTTGCCGTCGCATCGCATCCTCGCAATGTTTCGCGGTGAGAAAGAGGATATCCTCGACCTTCAAATGTTGCCCGAACCAGTTTCCGCTACGCCGGCCCCGGTCAGCCCCTGCGAATTGAAGATCATGCGGCGTTTCGCGATTTCCGATCGTGGCCGGGCCGGCGACAAGTGGCTAATAGAAACGGTGCGCTGGGCCTGGCGGACCAAGATCCAGGTTCATCTCAATGTTGATTTGCGGATGCGACTGTGGAACGCGGCCGAGCAGGAGGCGGTACGCGTGTTCGCGTCGAATTTGCGCGACCTCCTGCTGGCGGCGCCGGCGGGCGCGCGCGTAACCATGGGTCTCGACCCCGGATTCCGCACCGGCGTCAAGGTCGCTGTTGTCGATGCGACCGGCAAGGTGGTGGCGACCACGGCCGTCTATCCGCACGAGCCTCAGCGGCAATGGGATGCCACGCTCGCCACGCTCGGCAAGCTCGCCGTTCAACATCGCGTCGACTTGATCGCGATCGGCAACGGCACGGCGTCGCGCGAGACCGACAGGCTCGCTATGGATCTGGTAAAACTCCTGCCCGATATGAAGATGTCGAAGATCGTGGTGTCGGAGGCCGGCGCTTCGGTTTATTCGGCGTCGGCCTTTGCGTCCGAGGAACTGCCCGAACTCGACGTCACGCTGCGCGGCGCGGTATCGATTGCTCGACGACTGCAAGATCCATTGGCCGAACTGGTCAAGATCGATCCGAAGGCGATTGGGGTGGGACAATATCAGCATGACCTTGGCGAGAGTAAGCTGGCTCGCTCCCTCGATGCGGTGGTTGAGGATTGTGTTAACGCGGTCGGAGTGGATGCCAACACGGCGTCTGCGCCGCTTCTGGCACGCGTATCAGGGATCGGCGCGGGGTTGGCGCAAACCATTGTCCAACACCGTGACGACAATGGGCCGTTCAAGACACGGAAGGGGCTGAAGCAGGTGCCCCGGCTGGGGCCGAAAGCGTTCGAGCAATGCGCAGGTTTCTTGCGGATCACCGGCGGCGACGACCCGCTCGATGCCTCGGGAGTCCATCCGGAGGCTTACCCCGTCGTGCGCAAAATTCTTGCTGCAACCAGGAGCGACATCAAGGCGCTGATCGGAAACGTGGATATCCTGCGTCAGGTCAAGCCGCAGAACTTCGTTGACGACACCTTCGGTTTGCCGACCGTGGTCGACATTCTGCGCGAGCTGGAAAAACCCGGTCGCGATCCGCGCCCGGCCTTCAAGGCTGCGGTGTTCAAAGAGGGAATCGAGACACTCAAGGATGTTAAACCCGGTATGATCCTCGAAGGTGCCGTAACCAACGTGGCGGCGTTCGGCGCCTTCGTCGATATCGGTGTCCATCAAGATGGCCTGATCCACATTTCGGCGATGTCGAAGTCCTTTGTCAAAGACCCGCGCGCGGTCGTAAAGTCGGGTGACGTCGTCAAGGTGAAGGTATTGGAGGTGGATGTCGCCCGTAAGCGGATCGCATTGACGCTCCGTCTCGATGACGAACTCGGCGGCAAGAGCGAGCGTGCGGCGCAAGGCCTCCCACGAGACAAAACCCGCCCGATGACATCGCCGCCGGCCAGGCCGCATCAGCAGTCCGGCGGCGGAGCGCTTGCTGAAGCCCTGCGGCGCGCGACCGAGAAGAGCGGAAGCGGCAAGACTAAGTCATAGAACCCCGCTTCTGATGGAGTTAGAAGCGGTGCTTTATGATTTTGATTTAGCGCGTTTTCTTCACGCGAACAGGTATCCATCCTCGGGTCAAGCCTAAGGAGATGCTCGGCTCGAAAGCGCTCTGTCGCCGGTTCCCCTGCCTTACACTTTTCATCTTGCCGCCTTGCTGAGGCCAAAGCGCAGAGCCTCCTTCTCGACATGCAGACCCGGCCGAACCCCGGCCGCGCAGCAAGCAACTTGGGGCTCCAATGTTATTCAGATCACGACCGGCTGGTTCTCAGGCCGATCCGCACGACGCTATCGTCGCGCAGCTTCGCGACCTGGCGCCACGCATCGCACATGATCCGTCTGAAAATAAAGAGACGTCTCCATCGACGGAGACGTCTCAGCCGATCGACGAATCATTGTTGCAGGTTGCGCCGTCGAACGACAACGCCGACGCGCACGTCAATACAATGCCGCGCGCACGGTCTCATCGCGGTATCTTCAAAGTGCTGTTGGCCATCTGTGCCGGCATTGCCGCAACGACGGCCTGGCACTCCTACGGTGAAGAGGCCAAACAGAGGCTTTCGCGCCTTATGCCACTGCCGCAAATTCTAATGGAGACTTTCGCCTCCCCACAAGGCGCCAACTTAACTGAAGCGCAGGACACGGCGGCTCAAGCGGCCATGCCTCAGCCAACTGCCGAAGCGGAACCCGCGCAAGACGCCGCGACGGTCGCACCCCAGCCGTTAACACCATCGACGGATCCAGTTACGGCGCCGACGCAACCTCCACCAGCTCAAGCCGCGCTTCCGGCCGAAACTGCACAGTCGCTTGAGGCAATGGCGAACGACATCGCCGCGCTGAAGCAGGCGGTCGAGGAGTTGAAAGCCAGCCAGCAGCAACTGCACCGAGAGATCGCAACGGCCGCAGAGCGCGAAGCGCACCCCAAGCCTGTGCAACACCGGGCAACGCCTGTTCCGCCACGGCGACAACGCACCTCGCCTCAAGCGGCAGTTCCACACAGTCCTTCCGTTCCGCCCCCGCCGGCGACTGAAAGGCGGATACACCCGCAAGGACCGATACAACACGACGCCTACATTCCGGCGCAGCCGCCCGGATCGGCCCGACTTCCGCCGCAGCCTGGCGACAACAGCGCTCCGCGGCCGCCGATGCCGTTGCAGTAACGACGCAAGCGAAACGGTCATTACGTACGGCATTCGTTATCGTTCGGATTGGTGTTGGTGGCCCCCATGGAACATGTGGGCCGGGATCGCGTTATCGCCTGTTCTTCCAGACTAGCGGGGGTATCGGCATGGCCCGGTCAAACACCGCTCCGGCAACCGTTTCGCTTCCCGGCCTGATCAGCATTGAACTGACCGTCAACGGCGCCAAGGTAAAGCTCGATATTGCTCCCTGGACAACGTTGCTCGATGCTTTGCGAGATCGTCTTGGCCTGACGGGGACCAAGAAAGGCTGCGACCATGGCCAATGCGGTGCCTGTACGGTGCTGGTGGACGGCCGACGGATCAATTCCTGCCTGACGCTTGCGGTGATGAAAGGCGGCGCCGAGGTGACCACCATCGAGGGTCTTGCGACCGATGGCGTCCTCCATCCGGTGCAGCAGGCCTTCATTGATCACGATGCGCTCCAGTGCGGTTACTGCACGCCGGGCCAGATCTGCTCCGCGGTCGGCCTGATCGCCGAAGGCAAGGCGAAGACACCCGATGACATTCGGGAGATGATGAGCGGAAATATCTGCCGCTGTGCGGCTTATCCGAACATCGTCGCTGCGATTGCGCAGGCCATGGATGCGTCATGAACAATTTCCAGTACTCGCGCGCAACCGACGTTGCTGACGCCCTGAGTCAGATCGCGGCCGATGCCTCGGCAAAGTTCATTGCCGGCGGCACCAATCTCGTCGACCTGATGAAATACGACGTCGAGCGCCCCGGCCGGCTGATCGACATTTCGCACCTTCCGCTAGCCAAGGTCGAGGAAACGACCGGCGGCGGTCTGCGCATCGGCGCACTGGTGCCGAATTCCGACCTCGCCTGGCATCCACTGGTGATGGAACGCTATCCGCTGCTGTCGAGCGCCATCCTCGCCGGCGCCTCGGCCCAACTGCGCAACATGGCGTCCACCGGCGGCAACCTGCTGCAGCGGACCCGATGCTTCTATTTCTATGATGTCGCGACACCATGCAACAAGCGCGAGCCCGGTTCCGGCTGTTCGGCAAAAGACGGTATCAACCGGATCAACGCCATCCTCGGCACCAGCGATGCCTGCATCGCCACCCATCCCTCCGACATGTGCGTCGCGCTGGCGGCGCTCGATGCCAAGGTGCATATCGCCGGCCCCGACGGTGAGCGCGCCATTGCCATGGCGGATTTCCATCGCCTGCCCGGCGACACGCCACAGCGTGATACCAATCTCGATCCGAAAGAAATCATCACGGCCATCGAACTGCCAGCGCAGCGCTTCAACAAGCACTACACCTATCTGAAGATCCGGGATCGTTTGTCCTATGCCTTCGCGCTGGTCTCGGTCGCGGCCGCGCTCGAGATCGATAGCGGCACAATCCACGATGCGCGGCTGGCGCTCGGCGGTGTGGCCCACAAGCCGTGGCGGAATCCGGAAGCCGAAGCAGCCTTGATCGGACAGCCCGCCACTCACGACACCTTCGCTCGCGCGGCCGACATCGTTCTGCACGAGGCTAAGGGTTTCGGCCACAATACCTTCAAGATCGACCTCGCTCGGCGCGTCATCGTTCGCGGGTTGACGCAAGCCGCGAACGGCACACCGCAATCGCAATCTAATAAGACAATCGCATGAGCTGGTTATGGCGCGCTTCACCCGATCCGGTTCTTACGACACTAATGGCATCAGCCGCCGCAGTGTGCTGGAAGGCGCCGTCGCTGTCGGCGCCATGGGATACGGATTAGGCGGAAGCACAGCGGCGCCGCTGACGCCAGGAACCAATCAAGCGAGCAAAACCATGACGTCTTATATCGGTACAGCCACGCCCCGCGTCGATGGGCGCGACAAGGTCACCGGCGCCGCACGCTACGCCGGTGAGCACGGCGCACCCGACCTTGTGCATGGCAGCGTGGTCACCTCGACCATCGCCAAAGGTCGGATCAGGCGGATCGATACCAGCGAAGCTGCGAAGGTCGATGGCGTCATCGCCGTCCTCACCCACGAGAATCGGCCGCCGATGGCAAATAACGACAAGGCCTACAAGGACGACGTCGCACCCGAGCAAGGCTCACCCTATCGTCCGCTCTACGACGGCGAGATCAGGTTTAACGGCCAGCCGGTCGCGCTGGTGCTGGCAGAGGATTTCGAGACCGCAACCTTTGCCGCCTCCCTCGTCCGCGTCGAATATGACGAGCAGCCACACATCACCGATATCGAACGGCAGCGGGGCAACGCGGTTCCGCTCGATGCGCCGGCCAAACCTCGCGGCGATGCCGCGCAAGCCTTTGCGGCTTCGGATATCCGGCATGATGCCGAATACTATGTGCCGGTCGAGCATCACAATCCAATGGAGTTGTTTGCCTCAACAGCGGTGTGGCGCGACGGCAAGCTCACGGTCTACGACAAAACCCAGGGCGTGCAGAACGTTCAGCGCTATCTATGCGGCGTGTTCGAGGCCAGGTCCGACGAAATCCAGGTGATGTCGCCCTATATGGGCGGCGGCTTTGGTTCCGGCCTGCGACCGCAGTTTCAGGTCGTGCTGGCCGTGCTCGGCGCCCGTGCGCTCAAACGCTCGGTTCGCGTCGTGCTGACGCGACAGCAGATGTACGAGGTTGGCTATCGCCCGGCGATGATCCAGCGCATCCAGCTTGGCGCGAAGCCGGACGGCACGCTGAATGCGATCATCCATGATGCCACCACTACTACCTCGCAATATGAGGACTTCCACCGCAACGAGACCACATGGTCCGGCCTGCTCTACAAGAGCGAGACGGCAAGCTACGCGCACAAACTCGCGCATCTCGATCTGCCGACGTCGTG
Protein-coding sequences here:
- a CDS encoding Tex family protein: MANINRRIAEELGVREQQVEATVALLDGGATVPFVARYRKEITGSLDDAQLRTLEERLNYLRELEDRRVTILNSVREQGKLDAALEAAILAADSKGRLEDIYLPFKPKRRTKAEIAKERGLEPLAHLLLAEPQNDPKTVAEPFVNAEKSIADVAAALDGARAILVEHFAEDADLIGALREQMWSNGLMASTVRSGKKTEGEKFKDYFDFSEPLTKLPSHRILAMFRGEKEDILDLQMLPEPVSATPAPVSPCELKIMRRFAISDRGRAGDKWLIETVRWAWRTKIQVHLNVDLRMRLWNAAEQEAVRVFASNLRDLLLAAPAGARVTMGLDPGFRTGVKVAVVDATGKVVATTAVYPHEPQRQWDATLATLGKLAVQHRVDLIAIGNGTASRETDRLAMDLVKLLPDMKMSKIVVSEAGASVYSASAFASEELPELDVTLRGAVSIARRLQDPLAELVKIDPKAIGVGQYQHDLGESKLARSLDAVVEDCVNAVGVDANTASAPLLARVSGIGAGLAQTIVQHRDDNGPFKTRKGLKQVPRLGPKAFEQCAGFLRITGGDDPLDASGVHPEAYPVVRKILAATRSDIKALIGNVDILRQVKPQNFVDDTFGLPTVVDILRELEKPGRDPRPAFKAAVFKEGIETLKDVKPGMILEGAVTNVAAFGAFVDIGVHQDGLIHISAMSKSFVKDPRAVVKSGDVVKVKVLEVDVARKRIALTLRLDDELGGKSERAAQGLPRDKTRPMTSPPARPHQQSGGGALAEALRRATEKSGSGKTKS
- a CDS encoding (2Fe-2S)-binding protein, whose protein sequence is MARSNTAPATVSLPGLISIELTVNGAKVKLDIAPWTTLLDALRDRLGLTGTKKGCDHGQCGACTVLVDGRRINSCLTLAVMKGGAEVTTIEGLATDGVLHPVQQAFIDHDALQCGYCTPGQICSAVGLIAEGKAKTPDDIREMMSGNICRCAAYPNIVAAIAQAMDAS
- a CDS encoding FAD binding domain-containing protein gives rise to the protein MNNFQYSRATDVADALSQIAADASAKFIAGGTNLVDLMKYDVERPGRLIDISHLPLAKVEETTGGGLRIGALVPNSDLAWHPLVMERYPLLSSAILAGASAQLRNMASTGGNLLQRTRCFYFYDVATPCNKREPGSGCSAKDGINRINAILGTSDACIATHPSDMCVALAALDAKVHIAGPDGERAIAMADFHRLPGDTPQRDTNLDPKEIITAIELPAQRFNKHYTYLKIRDRLSYAFALVSVAAALEIDSGTIHDARLALGGVAHKPWRNPEAEAALIGQPATHDTFARAADIVLHEAKGFGHNTFKIDLARRVIVRGLTQAANGTPQSQSNKTIA